The following are encoded in a window of Thunnus albacares chromosome 9, fThuAlb1.1, whole genome shotgun sequence genomic DNA:
- the LOC122988409 gene encoding T-lymphocyte activation antigen CD80-like, giving the protein MDLSSFPRLKSEISLDYFCVLRAQTCPQRAMPVSLWRTGLLLSFLTLCASVEEECVLGIVGRPVSLPCFYPELITFVNISIEWRRDSEVVLRSVWAEDGNVEICSKNSVTISADAPMTGNLSLKLPNVDVKEDKTYYSLFLISPGNQSAPLCTVCLRTAASYSSPLLLREEAAQGDETFFLCQSSGGFPEPAVYWLINDTQEPPEGSVRTLAASLPDSRLYNITSHLTANISKDSSVSCIIENPSMKETLSSTSYGEQGGPVVSRASQAMWMFSTALCVVVGVMVAAGVAYQIHLDRMSKKKKEQYQHSRPGRGYRRRNLYMEETEAMKSEPKETDV; this is encoded by the exons ATGGACCTGTCTTCGTTTCCCAGATTAAAGAGTGAAATATCTTTGGATTATTTTTGCGTCTTGCGTGCGCAAACTTGCCCTCAGCGGGCGATGCCGGTGTCACTGTGGCGGACAGGACTGCTGCTCAGCTTCCTCACTTTGTGCGCCAGTGTGG AGGAAGAGTGCGTCCTTGGCATAGTCGGACGGCCTGTCTCACTGCCTTGCTTTTACCCGGAATTAATAACCTTTGTGAATATTTCCATTGagtggaggagagacagtgaagtgGTGCTCAGATCAGTGTGGGCAGAGGATGGAAATGTGGAGATATGCAGTAAGAACAGCGTCACAATCTCAGCTGATGCTCCAATGACTGGAAACTTGTCTCTGAAGCTGCCCAATGTTGATGTCAAAGAGGACAAAACCTATTATAGTCTGTTCCTCATATCACCAGGAAATCAAAGTGCTCCGCTGTGCACCGTGTGCCTCAGGACAGCAG CAAGTTACAGTTCCCCGTTGCTGCTGAGGGAGGAAGCAGCGCAGGGTGATGAGACATTCTTCTTGTGTCAGTCCAGCGGCGGCTTTCCTGAACCTGCTGTTTACTGGCTCATCAACGACACACAGGAGCCCCCCGAAGGCTCAGTGAGGACCCTGGCGGCATCACTCCCAGACTCCCGTCTCTACAACATCACAAGCCACCTGACGGCCAACATTTCCAAAGATTCCAGCGTGTCATGCATCATAGAGAACCCGTCCATGAAGGAAACCTTGTCGTCCACAAGCT ATGGAGAGCAGGGCGGCCCGGTGGTGAGTCGAGCATCACAGGCCATGTGGATGTTCAGCACGGCTCTCTGTGTGGTGGTCGGGGTCATGGTGGCGGCAGGAGTGGCCTATCAGATCCACCTGGACAGGATGagtaagaagaagaaggaacaaTACCAACACAGCCGTCCAGGCAGAG GATACAGAAGGCGAAATCTGTACATGGAGGAAACGGAGGCGATGAAGTCGGAACCAAAGGAGACTGATGTGTAA